In bacterium, one genomic interval encodes:
- a CDS encoding type II secretion system F family protein yields the protein MPTYSYVIKDAAGNRQEDNIKAASYEAAVEQLRRKGAAQIVSVREIKGGLALDEMSVGEQIGLAIYRWRTRVPLKTLVFFTRQLSTMFSAGLTIERAIQNLLQEERNYRFKKVLVQVATDLKKGYALSECLAKHPGVFSNLFVALVHAGEVSGNLHVILEQLSDYLESVADTQRKVISAMSYPVFSIIFLTIVISFLMIFVVPMFEDVYSKFTAKLPFATLVLMNISKLMVNQAPIVFLFLLGTISGLWILTKTKRGGLVWDSMKLKFPVFGNLLMSSLMDKFARTFGILIGSGVPVLESLSHAIRVVENRVIGNALRDAQHMVKDGYAISVALKKTGVFPPIMVQLIQTGEETGEINKLLEKVSEFYSKQVDATIGRLTSLIEPLLIILIGGVIGIILIAIYLPVFMLGRAIQSGS from the coding sequence ATGCCGACATATAGTTACGTCATCAAAGACGCCGCGGGCAACCGTCAGGAAGACAACATCAAGGCCGCGAGCTACGAGGCGGCCGTCGAGCAACTGCGGCGCAAGGGCGCGGCGCAGATTGTCTCGGTGCGCGAAATCAAGGGAGGCCTGGCGCTCGACGAAATGAGCGTCGGCGAACAGATCGGTCTGGCCATCTATCGTTGGCGCACGCGCGTGCCATTGAAGACTCTGGTCTTCTTCACGCGCCAGCTTTCGACGATGTTCTCGGCCGGTTTGACGATTGAGCGCGCGATTCAGAACCTCTTGCAGGAAGAGCGCAACTACCGCTTCAAAAAAGTGCTTGTGCAGGTGGCGACCGACCTCAAGAAGGGCTACGCCCTGTCGGAGTGCCTGGCGAAACACCCGGGCGTGTTTTCAAATCTGTTCGTGGCGCTGGTGCACGCGGGCGAAGTTTCGGGTAATCTGCACGTCATTCTTGAACAGCTTTCCGACTACCTCGAATCCGTCGCCGACACGCAGCGCAAGGTCATCTCGGCGATGTCCTATCCGGTGTTTTCGATCATCTTCCTGACCATCGTGATCTCGTTCTTGATGATCTTCGTGGTGCCGATGTTCGAGGATGTGTATTCGAAGTTCACGGCAAAACTGCCGTTTGCGACGCTGGTACTTATGAACATTTCGAAGCTCATGGTCAATCAGGCGCCGATTGTCTTCCTGTTCCTACTTGGGACGATTTCGGGTTTGTGGATTCTGACTAAGACCAAGCGCGGCGGCCTCGTCTGGGACTCGATGAAGCTGAAGTTCCCCGTCTTCGGCAATCTGCTGATGTCCTCGCTGATGGACAAGTTCGCGCGAACATTTGGTATTCTTATCGGATCCGGCGTGCCGGTCCTCGAGTCGCTGTCGCATGCCATTCGCGTCGTGGAAAATCGTGTGATTGGCAACGCGCTCCGTGATGCTCAGCATATGGTGAAGGATGGTTATGCGATTTCGGTCGCGCTGAAGAAGACCGGCGTCTTTCCGCCGATCATGGTGCAGCTTATTCAAACCGGTGAAGAAACCGGTGAGATTAACAAGCTGCTTGAGAAGGTTTCGGAATTCTACTCGAAGCAGGTGGACGCCACGATCGGCCGCCTGACCTCGCTGATCGAACCGCTGTTGATTATCCTCATCGGCGGCGTTATCGGCATCATTCTGATCGCGATCTACCTGCCGGTGTTCATGTTGGGCCGGGCGATTCAGTCGGGTTCGTAA
- a CDS encoding prepilin peptidase, producing MISTPWGDLPAWPVYAVVAFLGACFGSFANVLIYRLPAEESLVHPPSRCPACGKGIAWYDNIPVLSWLLLRGKCRSCRAAISIQYPLIELASAGFAVLAVWKWGATYAGLAHGLLLIGLLALILIDLRHWLLPFAITIPLTLLGLAGAVFADMLPIKSALLGAGLGFGAFLLMLVGGKLVFGKEAMGGGDVVFGAMAGSFVGWQLTLLMIFLASLLGTFYAIALLILRKDVAGRSVPFGPFLAAALAICLFWGADIVGWYLKMLRL from the coding sequence GTGATTTCGACTCCTTGGGGCGACCTGCCCGCCTGGCCTGTTTACGCTGTTGTGGCCTTTTTGGGGGCCTGTTTCGGCAGTTTTGCCAACGTATTGATCTACCGACTGCCGGCTGAAGAGTCGCTCGTGCATCCGCCGTCGCGCTGTCCGGCGTGTGGCAAGGGCATTGCATGGTATGACAACATCCCCGTGTTAAGTTGGCTGCTGCTGCGCGGCAAGTGTCGTAGTTGCCGGGCGGCGATCTCGATCCAGTACCCGCTGATCGAGCTTGCCTCCGCTGGATTCGCCGTCCTCGCTGTCTGGAAGTGGGGGGCGACCTACGCTGGCTTGGCCCATGGGCTGCTGCTGATCGGCCTGCTGGCGCTGATTCTGATTGACCTGCGGCACTGGCTACTTCCCTTCGCGATCACGATTCCCCTGACGCTCCTTGGCCTGGCCGGGGCCGTGTTTGCCGACATGCTACCGATAAAGTCAGCGCTGCTTGGGGCCGGACTGGGCTTTGGAGCATTCCTCCTCATGTTAGTGGGTGGCAAGCTGGTGTTTGGCAAGGAAGCCATGGGCGGCGGCGATGTCGTGTTTGGGGCGATGGCGGGCAGTTTCGTGGGCTGGCAATTGACGTTGCTAATGATTTTCCTTGCCTCGCTCCTTGGGACATTTTATGCTATAGCTTTATTGATTTTACGCAAGGACGTTGCGGGCAGGTCCGTGCCATTTGGGCCCTTTTTGGCGGCGGCCTTGGCGATCTGCCTGTTTTGGGGGGCAGATATAGTCGGATGGTATCTGAAAATGCTGCGCTTGTGA